In Pseudomonas fluorescens NCIMB 11764, a single window of DNA contains:
- a CDS encoding sigma-70 family RNA polymerase sigma factor, whose protein sequence is MSSADQPSNQHIHTLYSEHHGWLQGWLHRKLGNRCDAADLAHDTFLRLLTRQAVKPFGSEPRALLTHIAKGLVIDRWRRQDIERAYLETIAQLPVAEVPSPETRLLILETLMRIEALLRELPAITRETFMLSQIEGLTYVQIASRLSVSLITVKRHMRAAFIACLSVA, encoded by the coding sequence ATGTCGTCAGCCGACCAGCCTTCGAACCAGCACATCCACACCCTCTACAGCGAACACCACGGTTGGCTTCAGGGATGGCTGCATCGAAAACTCGGTAACCGCTGCGACGCGGCCGACCTGGCCCACGATACCTTCCTGCGCCTGTTGACCCGACAAGCCGTCAAACCCTTTGGGAGCGAGCCTCGTGCCTTGCTGACGCACATCGCCAAGGGACTGGTGATTGACCGCTGGCGACGCCAGGACATCGAGCGCGCCTATCTGGAAACCATCGCTCAACTGCCGGTTGCCGAAGTGCCGTCGCCGGAAACCCGCCTGCTGATTCTCGAAACCCTGATGCGCATCGAAGCGCTGTTGCGCGAATTGCCGGCGATCACTCGCGAGACCTTTATGCTGTCGCAGATCGAGGGGTTGACCTATGTGCAGATCGCCTCACGCCTGAGTGTGTCGCTGATCACCGTCAAACGGCACATGCGTGCCGCGTTCATTGCCTGCCTGAGTGTCGCCTGA
- a CDS encoding carboxymuconolactone decarboxylase family protein → MKARTDFYTASPDALKAMIALETAVSKLPLEKNLIELVKLRASQINGCAFCIDMHTADAIKGGETPRRLFAVTAWREAPFFTDRERAALLWTESLTQLSLTHAPDEDYEVVASQFSPKEMVDLTVAISTINSWNRLAVGFRKTPQA, encoded by the coding sequence ATGAAAGCTCGTACCGATTTCTACACCGCTTCCCCTGATGCACTGAAAGCCATGATTGCCCTGGAAACCGCTGTATCGAAGCTGCCGTTGGAAAAGAACCTGATCGAACTGGTCAAGCTGCGTGCGTCGCAGATCAACGGCTGCGCCTTCTGCATCGACATGCACACCGCCGATGCGATCAAGGGCGGGGAAACCCCACGTCGCCTGTTCGCCGTGACGGCCTGGCGCGAGGCGCCGTTCTTCACCGATCGCGAACGCGCGGCGCTGCTCTGGACCGAATCCTTGACCCAACTGAGCCTGACCCACGCCCCGGACGAAGATTACGAAGTGGTTGCGTCGCAGTTCAGCCCCAAGGAAATGGTCGACCTGACCGTGGCGATTTCCACCATCAACAGCTGGAATCGCCTGGCTGTCGGTTTCCGCAAGACGCCTCAAGCCTGA
- a CDS encoding DHA2 family efflux MFS transporter permease subunit, which produces MSRALAAPAQPFNAASMATATKVLAFASMCIGMFIALLDIQIVSASLRDIGGGLSAGTDETAWVQTSYLIAEIIVIPLSGWLSRVFSTRWLFCASAVGFTLASLLCGAAWNIQSMIAFRALQGFLGGSMIPLVFTTAFFFFTGKQRVIAAATIGAVASLAPTLGPVIGGWITDISSWHWLFYINLVPGIFVAVAVPMLVKIDQPELSLLKGADYLSMVFLALFLGCLEYTLEEGPRWNWFSDRTILTTAWISGLAGLAFIGRTLHVANPIVDLRALKDRNFALGCFFSFVTGIGLFATIYLTPLFLGRVRGYGALDIGLAVFSTGVFQIMAIPLYAFLANRIDLRWIMMTGLGLFALSMWDFSPITHDWGAKELMLPQALRGIAQQLAVPPAVTLTLGGLAPARLKHASGLFNLMRNLGGAIGIAACATILNDRTNLHFTRLAENLNSTNEALNQWLSQVGNNFATLGQNGDVGVTASLHQLWQLTYREAQTQTYGDAFLMIGACFVIATAMVPLMRKVQPPAAPSADAH; this is translated from the coding sequence AACCAAGGTGTTGGCCTTCGCCAGCATGTGCATTGGCATGTTCATTGCGCTGCTGGATATCCAGATCGTCTCCGCGTCATTGCGCGATATCGGCGGCGGACTGTCGGCGGGCACCGACGAAACGGCGTGGGTGCAGACCAGTTACCTGATCGCCGAAATCATCGTGATTCCACTGTCCGGCTGGCTCTCGCGCGTGTTCTCGACACGCTGGCTGTTCTGCGCTTCCGCGGTGGGTTTCACCCTGGCCAGCCTGCTCTGCGGCGCGGCCTGGAATATCCAGAGCATGATCGCCTTCCGCGCGTTGCAAGGTTTTCTGGGCGGCTCGATGATCCCGCTGGTGTTTACCACGGCGTTCTTTTTCTTCACTGGCAAACAACGGGTGATCGCCGCCGCGACCATCGGTGCGGTGGCGTCATTGGCGCCGACATTGGGCCCGGTGATCGGCGGCTGGATCACCGACATTTCGTCCTGGCACTGGCTGTTCTACATCAACCTGGTGCCGGGGATTTTCGTCGCGGTGGCGGTGCCGATGCTGGTGAAGATCGATCAGCCGGAACTGTCGCTGCTCAAGGGCGCCGACTATCTGAGCATGGTGTTCCTGGCGCTGTTCCTTGGTTGCCTTGAATACACCCTCGAAGAAGGCCCGCGCTGGAACTGGTTCAGTGACCGCACGATTCTGACCACCGCATGGATCAGTGGCCTGGCCGGTCTGGCGTTCATTGGTCGAACCTTGCACGTGGCCAATCCGATCGTCGATTTACGCGCCCTCAAAGACCGTAACTTTGCCCTCGGCTGCTTCTTCTCATTCGTCACCGGGATCGGCCTGTTCGCCACGATTTACCTGACGCCGCTGTTTCTCGGCCGGGTGCGTGGCTACGGCGCGCTGGACATTGGTCTGGCGGTTTTCTCCACCGGGGTGTTCCAGATCATGGCGATTCCGCTGTACGCCTTTCTGGCCAACCGCATCGATCTGCGCTGGATCATGATGACCGGCCTCGGGTTGTTTGCGTTATCGATGTGGGACTTCAGCCCGATCACCCATGACTGGGGGGCGAAAGAATTGATGTTGCCGCAAGCCCTGCGCGGGATTGCCCAGCAACTGGCAGTACCGCCCGCAGTCACCCTGACACTCGGTGGACTGGCGCCGGCCCGGCTCAAACACGCTTCAGGACTGTTCAACCTGATGCGCAACCTCGGCGGCGCCATTGGCATCGCCGCGTGTGCAACCATCCTCAATGACCGGACCAACCTGCATTTCACCCGCCTGGCGGAAAACCTCAACAGCACCAACGAGGCACTGAATCAGTGGCTGTCCCAGGTCGGCAACAACTTCGCCACCCTCGGCCAGAACGGTGACGTGGGTGTCACCGCCAGCCTGCACCAGTTATGGCAGCTGACCTACCGCGAAGCGCAGACGCAAACCTACGGCGACGCGTTCCTGATGATCGGCGCTTGCTTCGTCATCGCCACGGCGATGGTGCCCTTGATGCGCAAGGTGCAACCACCGGCCGCGCCGTCAGCGGACGCTCATTGA